The DNA sequence gggagttaaagattaaatttatttttaatctataattataataattaataaactataattaattatgttttcaaatttgtctTTCTTAATAAACCGGACATGTCTATAATATTTTTCCTCGGTAATTATACTGTATGTCCTAATAAACACCTCAAATATTCTAGAACTTTCGAAATTATTAcataatcaatttattattattattactactatcgATTATTCGAAAGAAAAGgctattcataataataatacaagcgggagttaaagattaaagttatttttaatctataattataataattaataaaatataattaattatgttttcaaatttatcttttttaataaacCGGACatatctataatatttttcctCAGTCATTATTCTAGTATGTCCTAATAAACACCTCAAATATTCTAGAACTTTCGAAATTATTAcataatcaatttattattattattattactactactaTCGATTATTCGATATACTTAAATTCAGAAGTAAATATAGCAGGCTTCTTGGGCGAGAAGAAAAGAAGCTTACCCAATTACCCGCTTTATAAATATCCAGTGACCTACCAAAGTTCCCAATTTCAGATCCCTCTGTTTTCCCATTCTCTTTCAACTCTCTTCAATTCCATGGCGAACCAACCCGAGTCCTCCGATGCGTAAGCTTCTGCTTTCTCCTCAGATCTCAAGAATTCGATCGATTAATTTCTCTTCCCACAGATTCGAAATCTAATtcattctattttcttctttcttcagtAAGGGAACAAAGAGAGATTTCAGTACCGCGATCTTGGAGCGCAAGAAGGCGCCCAACCGACTCGTCGTTGACGAAGCCGTAAACGATGACAACTCCGTCGTCGCGCTCCACCCTGACACCATGGATAAGCTCCAGCTTTTCCGCGGAGACACAATTCTTCTCAAGGTGAACGAACAACCCAAGGGGTTTTTACTTTGGATTTTAGTCCACTTTTTCTAATAACCaaaatttgtcttgttttttgTGGTTTAGGGCAAGAAGAGGAAGGATACCGTCTGTATTGCCCTTGCCGATGATACCTGTGAGGAGCCCAAGATACGGATGAACAAGGTCGTCAGGAGTAACCTTAGGGTTAGACTCGGTGACGTTGTTTCCGTTCACGCGTGCCCTGATGTTAAGTACGGAAAGAGAGTGCACATTCTTCCCGTCGATGACACCATTGAGGGCGTTACTGGGAATCTTTTTGATGCTTACTTGAAGCGTGAGTGCAACTACATACTCTTTTTTGATACCATATTTTGGCAATCCTTATATCATTCTTAACATTGTTGGTCTTAGATTCTGTGTGGATGAACTTTTctcttaattaaaaagataatatgaATCGAGGGCACTAGGTAAGCCAAGCAGGGTTTTAATAAAGAACTGATGGCTTGTGGAGAAGTTTATCACAATTAGCTTTTAATATGTAATGCTTAGGGAACAATTGATGAAGCTAATCTCTTCTTTGAATCTAACATGTTTGATATGTATTGTTTGTTGTGAATACTGAGCATGTAAGTTGGTTAGTGAGGCCCAAGAGTGCGGGGCTTGGCATATCTGCAAACTGTGAGGGAGTGGTCTTTTTTGTTCATTTAGAAGCTTTGTGAGGATGGTGCTTAATCAAGTAATTGTATTTCTAGAAATAAGTTAACTCAACTGTGCATTAAGTCCAGTTTTACTTTTTCAGCTTATTTTCTCGAGGCATATAGACCAGTGAGGAAAGGTGATTTGTTCCTTGTAAGAGGAGGGATGAGAAGTGTGGAGTTCAAGGTTATTGAAACCGATCCTGCAGAGTATTGTGTTGTTGCTCCTGACACCGAGATCTTCTGTGAGGGAGAGCCTGTTAAAAGGGAAGATGAGAATCGTTTAGACGAAGTTGGTTATGATGATGTTGGTGGTGTTAGAAAGCAGATGGCACAGATTAGGGAACTGGTGGAACTGCCATTGAGGCATCCACAGTTGTTCAAATCTATCGGTGTTAAGCCACCTAAGGGAATTCTGCTATATGGACCCCCTGGGTCTGGTAAGACTTTGATTGCTCGCGCTGTTGCAAATGAAACCGGAGCCTTCTTTTTCTGCATTAATGGTCCTGAGATCATGTCAAAATTGGCTGGTGAGAGTGAAAGCAATCTCAGGAAGGCTTTTGAGGAAGCCGAGAAGAATGCACCCTCCATTATCTTCATTGATGAGATAGATTCGATAGCTCCAAAGAGGGAGAAGACTCATGGGGAAGTTGAGAGGAGAATTGTTTCCCAGCTCTTGACTCTCATGGATGGTCTTAAATCACGTGCCCATGTAATTGTTATTGGAGCCACAAATCGTCCCAATAGCATTGACCCTGCCCTTAGGAGGTTTGGTAGGTTTGATCGGGAGATAGATATTGGCGTTCCAGATGAGGTTGGACGCCTTGAGGTTCTTCGTATACACACAAAAAATATGAAGCTTTCTGAGGATGTAAGATTTAATTCTTTCTCCCTTTCATTGTGGTTTGATATGAATATTTGAGATATGAGAACTATGTCCGATGTATAATTTGCAGGTTGATTTAGAAAGGATTGCTAAGGACACTCATGGATATGTTGGTGCTGATCTTGCTGCTTTGTGTACTGAAGCCGCTCTTCAATGCATCAGAGAGAAAATGGACGTCATTGACTTGGAGGATGAGTCCATTGATGCTGAGATACTGAACTCAATGGCAGTTTCAAATGAGCATTTCCAGACTGCTCTTGGAACAAGCAATCCTTCTGCTCTCCGAGAAACGGTAAGTATTTTACTACTTTCTCGCAGTTTTGTGTCCTTTTGTTCTTTCCTTATTGGTTGACAATCGTGTGATCACACCATTCAAACTTTAATGTGCAAACATTGTTTTTGTTAATGGGTTAGGTTGTTGAAGTGCCCAATGTCAGCTGGGAAGATATTGGTGGTCTTGAAAATGTGAAGAGAGAACTTCAAGAGGTAAGATGAGCTACTGCATCGAGATATATCtctgcattttttttctctcctttgaATATTggctataattaattttctttttctcagaCTGTTCAATATCCAGTGGAACACCCCGAGAAATTTGAGAAGTTTGGAATGTCACCTTCAAAGGGAGTTCTTTTCTATGGGCCTCCCGGTTGTGGTAAAACCCTTTTGGCAAAAGCTATTGCCAATGAATGCCAGGCGAACTTCATCAGTGTCAAAGGTCCAGAGCTACTTACCATGTGGTTTGGAGAAAGTGAGGCTAATGTGAGGGAAATTTTTGATAAAGCTCGTGGTTCTGCTCCATGTGTTCTATTCTTTGATGAACTTGACTCCATTGCAACTCAGGTTTGTACCATACTGTAAGCTAAGGCTTGACATCTGCTAAAGTTACTGGTATCTAAGATATTACtgcatttaaataaattatatcacaGATAATTAGTTGTAAGACTACTCTAATTGTCTTCTCTTGACAGTTGTTTTGAAAACTTGCGTGTTTTTAATCTTGCAGAGGGGGAGCAGTGTAGGAGATGCTGGTGGTGCTGCTGACAGGGTTTTGAATCAATTGCTTACAGAGATGGATGGAATGTCGGCAAAGAAAACTGTGTTCATCATTGGGGCCACTAATCGTCCAGACATTATAGATCCTGCTCTTCTGCGACCGGGCCGTCTGGATCAATTGATTTATATCCCACTCCCAGATGAGGATTCTCGTCATCAGATATTTAAAGCTTGTTTGAGAAAATCTCCTGTCTCAAAAGATGTTGACCTTAGAGCTCTTGCCAAGTATACTCAGGGCTTCAGTGGTGCAGATATTACTGAAATTTGCCAGCGTGCATGCAAGTATGCTATAAGAGAGAACATTGAGAAGGTAAACTTTGGAGGATACCTTTTTCTGTGTTATTTATTGATTACTATGCATTGGCAATGACAATTAAAGAATATGTGAGAAATTTTGAATAGTTTTCAGTATAGGTtgaaatttattagaaataataaattgtgTTAGTTTAATTAGTCTCACGTTTTTcgataaattacaaataatattagaCAGTTAAAACAAGccttttcaataattttattatcaattttaaaaatgtttttatcgGCGTTTAGATTGAAGGCAATTTGTTGAACTATTATCTTGACAGGACATTGAGAAAGAGAGGAGGAAAAGAGATAACCCCGAGGCAATGGAAGAGGATATTGAAGAGGAAGAGGTAGCTGAAATCAAGGCAGCTCATTTTGAGGAGTCAATGAAATATGCACGAAGGAGTGTAAGTGATGCTGACATTCGCAAGTACCAGGCCTTTGCGCAGACATTGCAGCAGTCAAGAGGGTTTGGATCCGAGTTCAGGTTTTCAGATACCAGCACTGGTGGTGCTGGTGCTGGCGCTGCATCTGACCCTTTTGCAAGTGCTGGTGGGGCTGATGAAGATGATCTTTACAGTTAGATCAACCTGTGCTTTTGCTTGAGTTATGAGAAGTAATGCTTCTAATTTATGTACGCCTCCTTTTCTGTCTGAAGTCAGGCTTCCAGTGGATTTATTATTGTCTCCCCTTAAAAGGCACTAGTTCTTGTGGTGTAAGTCTCTTTGGAAGTGGATTTATTTGGACTTCAAAAAGAGATTTAAAGGACATTTTAAAGAGCTTaggtttatttgaatttatagtaATTTAAGACTTGTAACTTATTTGAGCGATTTTCTTGCATTGTATCGTCtacaaaaattttctaaaacttatgGTGACCCGTACTGTCAAAtcataacaaatattatatgtGAACAAGGGCTTATTGGATACGGAggaataatatgatatttgatGTCACTCAATCAACTGGTCAAATAGGTAGTACATTATGTATATACATTATTTCAACGTGTCAAATTGCTGGTCTTATACATTTTTCGAATCCTTTGAGCTGATGGAAGAATtcagagaaaaagaaatggaaaattttaaacttgatatatactttgatatttttgttaaatctaAACGTTTTTACTTCTGTTCCTCGATTTCTTTCCTCTttcattctatttattttttcgttttattttggtttccattaatttctttaatacagatgttttaatgtgattttttccttttatattgcAAAGTAAAATATGTGTTGTTTTTATGGAAAGTAAAATGTGTTATTTTTGTGTATACATAATTTACCTTCGTATTAATCAATTTAGAACGTTACAAGAGCTTGTAACCAAATTTTTCTTCGTAATTACTTAATCATTATAACTTATTGGTTtgacatatttaaaaaacagttaaactgggtttcttttatcattttcatgCTAGTTACGTTAGTTAACTTTCCCCACTACTGGTTAGAAATATATGGCAAAATCAGAATTAGAGAAGAGCAACTTCCTTCTCTTATTTCGTTATTTGAAGATATATTTATGGAttgtttgtatttcttttagGAGACTATTAACATATATGCTAATAGACGATATCAAATGTGTGGTCGTCACGCTTTAATACCTTCCATCTTAAATTATATCTTATGTATGTACTACCTtctacacacaaaaaaaaaaaaattctttttttctggATGTGATATCTCGATATcaatcttttgtattttctcaATCGCTctcacgttttttttttctatctcataTTTACTACGAAGTAATGATTCAACTTtgttttttagtatttaaaagTCGTTTGttcccaaaaaaaaattgtcgtAAACAATTTATGGAAGTTACTCTTgaactaatttttatattaattcattctaaTATGAATTGCGTTTAATTTATCTCTACAAATTGTAAAAAGTTTCTCTCTTTgataaataattactattaaataaataattacaagaAGTATTCTTTTATTACATATAATGAGTATATAAAACTATTAGcaattattctctatttttacataaaataaataataagaatattgttttattaattcatttatatCCGTTTCaagtattataaaattgttatttcttGTTAAGAGTTGTCTTGTATTAAACATTGATATTTTTACATTGAATGGTTAATTAGTATTACATGAGaaaccttttatttataatttgtcttGAACAAGGTTGTTATTGCTAGCTTGCGAATTTTTGTAGTGTGTTAAAGTTATAGCAAGAGTTGGTAGTCTTTCATTTTATAAGACTTTTGATCCATTTTACTTGTTCtgcaaaatattatttgtttcaaACATCCTTTCTAAGTAATGACCACCGATTTAAGAATATAACACGTTACAGCCTTTAAAAGCGTACACAAGTTAACACGGTGATGGTTTCATGAGAGttacaatatttcaaaatttaatttctgttATTAGACATCCTTTTACATATTCTATTGTAATGTTGTATAAGTTTAAGGATCTAAAAGTTGCATGAAGTCTAATGACTTAAAATGTTTAAGCTTTTCATACGTATAGTCTTTGTAACTTTTCTTGATAATTATACttgataattatattaatgttaGAACAAATGGCTCTAGAAGGATGGCGGGGTTCGGAGGGAGGGAAGAGAGATTGAAGAGAGTCTTAGACCCTCTTTGCAAGCAACTAACTAAATCGTT is a window from the Vigna unguiculata cultivar IT97K-499-35 chromosome 7, ASM411807v1, whole genome shotgun sequence genome containing:
- the LOC114189796 gene encoding cell division cycle protein 48 homolog, whose translation is MANQPESSDAKGTKRDFSTAILERKKAPNRLVVDEAVNDDNSVVALHPDTMDKLQLFRGDTILLKGKKRKDTVCIALADDTCEEPKIRMNKVVRSNLRVRLGDVVSVHACPDVKYGKRVHILPVDDTIEGVTGNLFDAYLKPYFLEAYRPVRKGDLFLVRGGMRSVEFKVIETDPAEYCVVAPDTEIFCEGEPVKREDENRLDEVGYDDVGGVRKQMAQIRELVELPLRHPQLFKSIGVKPPKGILLYGPPGSGKTLIARAVANETGAFFFCINGPEIMSKLAGESESNLRKAFEEAEKNAPSIIFIDEIDSIAPKREKTHGEVERRIVSQLLTLMDGLKSRAHVIVIGATNRPNSIDPALRRFGRFDREIDIGVPDEVGRLEVLRIHTKNMKLSEDVDLERIAKDTHGYVGADLAALCTEAALQCIREKMDVIDLEDESIDAEILNSMAVSNEHFQTALGTSNPSALRETVVEVPNVSWEDIGGLENVKRELQETVQYPVEHPEKFEKFGMSPSKGVLFYGPPGCGKTLLAKAIANECQANFISVKGPELLTMWFGESEANVREIFDKARGSAPCVLFFDELDSIATQRGSSVGDAGGAADRVLNQLLTEMDGMSAKKTVFIIGATNRPDIIDPALLRPGRLDQLIYIPLPDEDSRHQIFKACLRKSPVSKDVDLRALAKYTQGFSGADITEICQRACKYAIRENIEKDIEKERRKRDNPEAMEEDIEEEEVAEIKAAHFEESMKYARRSVSDADIRKYQAFAQTLQQSRGFGSEFRFSDTSTGGAGAGAASDPFASAGGADEDDLYS